The sequence below is a genomic window from Serratia nevei.
TTGGGCTTCCAGTTCGGCGATACGCGCATCGCGCAGATCGACGCCTTCCGCCGCTTCCGGCAGCGTATCATCGTGATGAGCGTGTTGTTCCATTTCTTCCGAGACTTGCTCGTTTGGCGTCTTCTGTTCTTTACTACTCATGAATATCTCCGCGTTTTAGCATTAATCTCGCAACTTGGCTTATTATGGGGATCAAAACCGGGGTTTCAAGTCAACCGGTCACAATGTGGGGCATAAACGGGTCCCGGTGAGGAAAATCACAACAAATGAATAAAAAATTCGCCTGTATTGGCATTGTTGGCCACCCGCGTCACCCTTCAGCGCTGGCAACCCACGAGATGCTGTTCCACTGGCTGGTCGCCCGCGGCTATTCGGTGATGGTCGAACGCCAGATCGCCCATGATTTGGGGCTGAAAGACGCCGTGACCGGCAGCCTGGCGGATATCGGCCAGCGCGCCGATCTGGCGGTGGTGGTCGGCGGCGACGGCAACATGCTCGGCGCCGCGCGCGTGCTGGCGCGTTACGACATCAAGGTGATCGGGGTCAACCGCGGCAACCTCGGCTTCCTCACCGATCTCGATCCCGACAACGCCCTGCAGCAGCTGGCGGACGTGCTGGAAGGCGAATACATCGACGAACAGCGTTTCCTGCTGGAAACCATCGTGCATAAAGAGCACCAGCAGTGCCGCATCAGCACCGCCATCAACGAAGTGGTGCTGCACCCCGGCAAAGTGGCGCACATGATCGAATTCGAAGTGTACATCGACGATCGCTTCGCCTTCTCGCAGCGCTCCGACGGCCTGATCATCGCCACGCCGACCGGCTCCACCGCCTACTCGCTCTCCGCCGGCGGGCCGATCCTCACCCCGTCGCTGGAGGCGATCGCGCTGGTGCCGATGTTCCCGCACACTCTCTCCGCCCGGCCGCTGGTGATCAACGGCGACAGCACCATCCGCCTGAAGTTTTCGCAGATCGGCAGCGATCTGGAGATCAGCTGCGACAGCCAGATCGCGCTGCCTATCCAGGAAGGCGAAGAAGTGCTGATCCGCCGCAGCGATTTCCACCTGAATCTGATTCACCCGAAGGACTACAGCTATTTCAACACGTTAAGCACCAAGCTGGGCTGGTCGAAAAAATTGTTCTAAAATCTGCGCCGGCCACTTTACTGTATATAAAACCAGTTTATACTGTATGAAACTACAGTTATGTGTTTATACACAGGAAGGTTCCCATGCTGGCGCAATTAACCATCAGCAACTTTGCTATCGTTCGTGAGTTGGAAATCGATTTTCAACCGGGTATGACGGCGATCACCGGTGAAACCGGCGCCGGCAAATCCATCGCCATCGATGCGCTGGGGCTGTGCCTCGGCAACCGCGCCGACGGCAACGTGGTGCGCCTGGGAGCCGCCCGCGCCGACATCTGCGCCCGCTTCTCGCTGGCGGACACCCCGTCCGCGCGCGAATGGCTGGAACAGAACCAGCTGGACGACAGCAACGAATGCCTGCTGCGCCGGGTGATCAACGCCGACGGCCGTTCGCGCGGCTTTATCAACGGCACCGCCGTGCCGCTGTCGCAGCTGCGCGAGCTGGGGCAACGCCTGATCCAAATCCACGGCCAACACGCCCATCAGCTGCTGCTCAAACCGGAGCACCAAAAAGCGCTGCTCGACGCCTACGCCGACGAACCCGCCCTGCTGGCGGCGATGAGCCAGGCCTACCAACGCTGGCACCAGAGCTGCCGCGAGCTGGCGCACCATCAGCAGCAGTCCATCGAGCGCGAAGCGCGCAAGCAGCTGCTGCAATACCAATTGAAAGAGCTGAACGAATTCTCGCCGCAGGCCGGCGAGTTCGAACAGACCGACGCCGAGTACAAGCGCCTGGCCAACAGCGGCCAGCTGCTGACCCTCAGCCAGCAGACGCTGCAGCTGCTCGCCGACAGCGACGAGAACAACATGCTCAGCCAGCTCTACAGCGCCAAGCACCTGCTGCTCGAGCTGGCCGGGCTGGACGACAAACTCAGCGGCCTGCTGGACATGCTGGAAGAGGCCTCTATCCAGATCAGCGAAGCCAGCGACGAGCTGCGCCACTACGCCGATCGCATGGATCTCGATCCCAATCGCCTGCACGAGCTGGAACAGCGCCTGTCGCGCCAAATCAGCCTGGCGCGCAAACACCAGGTTGCGCCGGAAGAGCTGCCGCAGCTGCATCAGCAGTTGCTGGATGAACAACAGCTGCTTTCACAGCAGGAAAGCGACCATGAGCACCTGAACGAGGCGGTCACCCTGCATCACCAGCAGGCGCTGGCGCTGGCGGAGCAGCTGCATCAGAAACGCCTGCATTACGCCGCCGAGCTGACCACGCTCATTACCGACAGCATGCAGGCGCTCTCCATGCCGCACGGCAAGTTCAACATCGATGTGCGTTTCGAGCCGCAGCATCTGAGCGCCGAAGGGGCCAGCCGCACCGAGTTCTGCGTCTCCACCAACCCGGGGCAGCCGCTGCAGCCGCTGGCGAAGGTCGCCTCCGGCGGTGAGCTGTCGCGCATCGCGCTGGCCATTCAGGTGATCACCGCCCGCAAGATGGAAACCCCGGCGCTGATATTCGATGAGGTGGACGTGGGCATCAGCGGCCCGACTGCCGCCATTGTCGGCCGCCTGCTGCGCCAGCTCGGCGAATCCACCCAGGTGATGTGCGTGACCCACCTGCCACAGGTGGCCGGGTGCGGGCATCAACACCTGTTCGTCAGCAAGCAGACCGACGGCACGGTCACCGAAACCCAGATGGCGCCGCTGGATAAGCGCGCCCGACTGCAGGAGCTGGCGCGCCTGCTCGGCGGCAGCGAAGTCACCCGCAATACGCTGGCGAACGCCAAAGAACTGCTGGCGGCATAAAAAAGCTCAACTTTTTCACTTTCCTGCGGTCTGACAGTGACGCTGTTGACCCGAAAGATATCTAAAGTGCGGCGCGGCGGTGATCTTAAGCTTCCTCAACGGCCTGAAACAGGCCAAGCGCTTGAGGTGCTGAAAGAAAGCCAACGCGTCGCAACTTGAAAGATGAAGGGTATAAAGGTTTCCAACTGCCGCAAGGTCTATTATCATCGGCATCCTATGCCCTAAAGGAATGTGATTACTATGCGCTGTAAAACGCTGACTGCCGCCGCTGTAGTTCTTGTGATGCTGACTGCAGGCTGTTCTACTTTTGAAAAGGTGGTTTATCGTCCTGACATCAACCAGGGGAACTACCTGACGTCGACCGACGTGGCGAAAATTCAGAAAGGGATGACCCAGCAACAGGTCGCTTACACATTGGGCACCCCAATGCTGCAAGACCCGTTCGGGACTCAGACGTGGTTCTATGTGTTCCGCCAGCAACCTGGCCATGAAGACATCACCCAGCAGACGCTGACGCTGACCTTCGACAGCGCAGGCGTGTTGACCGATATTCAGAACAAACCGGCGCTGACCAAGTAATCGGTGCCGCCCGCTCTTTCGGCCCATGAGGGGGCATGATGTTCCTCATGACAGTCGCAGGCTGCAACGCGGAAGAGAAATCAGTTTCAGATAAAAAATAAGGCGCTCATAGCGCCTTATTTTTTTGCCTTTTCTGCCCGTTGCCGGCGCAGCTCTTTCGGATCGGCTATCAGCGGCCGGTAGATCTCCACCCGGTCGCCGTCGTTCAGCGTATCGCCCAGCTTGGCCGGGCGGCTGTAGATGCCGATTTTGTTGCTCTTGAGATCGATATCCTGGCGCAGCTCCAGCAGGCCCGAAGCCTGGATCGCCTGCTCGACGCTGCTGCCCTCGGCCAGTTTCACCTTGCGCAGGTACTGACGCTCCGGCAAGGCGTACACCACCTCGACCTGGATGTCAGACACTGTAGACCTCTTTCGCCCGCTGGGTAAATGCCTGCACCATGCTGCCCGCCAGCTCTTTGAACACCTTGCCGAACGCCAGCTCTATCAGTTTGTTGGTGAACTCGAAGTCCAGGTGCAGCTCCACCTTGCAGGCCTCTTCGCTCAGCGGCGTGAACTGCCAGCCACCCATCAGCTTGCGGAACGGACCATCGACCAGCTGCATATTGATGCTCTGGTTATCCAGCAGCGTATTGCGCGTGGTAAAAGTCTTGCTGATACCGGCCTTGGCGACGTCCACCGCGGCGGTCATTTCGTTGGAGGTAGCGTTAAGCACCCGGCTGCCGGTGCAGCCTGGCAGAAAATCGGGATAAGAATGAACATCGTTAACCAACTGATACATCTGCTCGGCGCTGAACGGCACTAATGCAGACCGACTGATCTGGGGCATATCATTTCCTGTGAGACATAAAACGTACAGATAATACCATTTATCTGGCGGCAAACAAAAAATCTGCTAAGGGATGGGGGCGCCAAAAATGCGAAAAATTGCGCAGGTGCTGAACGGGAAAGGATTTCTTTCGCTGAAGCATCCAGTATAATGAACGCACTATGACAAAGAAAAAAGCACACAAACCCGGTTCCGCCACCATTGCTCAAAACAAGCGCGCGCGTTTCGAATACTTCATTGAAGAAGAGTTCGAGGCGGGCCTGTCGCTGCAAGGGTGGGAAGTTAAATCGCTGCGTGCAGGCAAAGCCAACCTCAGCGACAGCTACGTGACGTTCCGTGACGGTGAAGCCTATCTGTTTGGCGCCACCATCACCCCGCTCAACGTGGCTTCGTCGCATGTGGTGTGTGATCCGACGCGTACCCGTAAACTGCTGCTGAAACGACGCGAGTTGGATACCCTGCTCGGCCGCGTCAACCGCGAAGGTTACACCGTGGTGGCCTTGTCCCTGTATTGGAAAAATGCCTGGAGCAAGATCAAGATCGGCGTAGCCAAAGGCAAGAAAGAGCACGACAAACGCGATGACATCAAAGATCGCGAATGGCAGACGGCGAAAGCCCGTATCATGAAGCACGCCAATCGTTAAGCCGCTGGCTTATCGAGGTAAACTTCTGGTATACTGCACAAAGTTACTTGGGGCTGATTCTGGATTCGACGGGATTTGCGAAGCCCTAGGAGCATGCCGAGGGGCGGTTGGCCTCGTAAAAAGCCGCAAAAAAATAGTCGCAAACGACGAAAACTACGCTTTAGCAGCTTAATACCCTGCTTAGAGCCCTCTCTCCCTAGCCTCCGCTCTTAGGACGGGGATCAAGAGAGGTCAAACCCAAAAGAGATCGCGTGGACGTCCTGCCTGGGGCTGAAGCGTTAAACTCAATCAGGCTAGTCTGTCAGTAGCGTGTCCATCCGCAGCTGGCCGGCGAATGTAAAGATTGGACTAAGCATGTAGTGCCGACGGTGTAGTAATTTCGGACGCGGGTTCAACTCCCGCCAGCTCCACCAAAATTCTCCATCGGTGATTACCAGAGTCATCCGATGAAGTCCTAAGAGCCCGCACGGCGCAAGCCCTGCGGGCTTTTTTGTGCCTGTAATTTGTCCCGCGAAGTCTGATGCCAACTAATTAAATCCGAACCTTTTAGGCACCTTGTTAGGCACCTCATAAAGCTTTATTGTTTTTGAGGTGCCTAAAACTATGGAAACCCGGCAATGGCAAGACAAACCAAACCTCTATCCGTTAAAGAAATCGAATCCGCCAAACCCAAAGAAGCAGACTACGTTCTCTATGATGGTGATGGCCTTGAGCTACTCATCAAATCCAGCGGGAGTAAAATCTGGCAGTTTCGCTACATTCGCCCTGTCACCAAGAAACGTGCGAAGAAGAGCATAGGCCCCTACCCGTCAGTTACGCTTGCCGATGCCAGAAACTATCGCGCAGAGTCTCGTTCTCTTCTGGCGAAACAAATCGACCCTCAGGAACATCAGCAAGAACAACTTCGCAGTTCGCTGGAAGCTAAAACCAATACTTTCCAGCTCGTGGCTGAACGTTGGTGGAATGTGAAGAAAGCCAGTGTGACCGAAGACTACGCAGAGGATATCTGGCGCTCTCTTGAGAGAGATGTTTTTCCTGCGATTGGCGACGTTAGCGTTACAGATATTAAAGCTCACACACTGGTTCAGGCCGTCCAACCGGTTCAGGCCAGAGGAGCACTGGAAACCGTTCGTCGCCTGTGCCAGCGCATTAATGAGGTCATGATCTATGCCCAAAACACAGGGCTGATTGATGCTGTTCCCAGCGTTAATATCGGTAAAGCCTTCGAGAAGCCTCAGAAAAAGAACATGCCCAGCATTCGACCGGATCAGCTACCACAACTGATGCAAACAATGCGAACAGCCAGCATTAGTCTTTCCACACGCTGCTTGTTCATGTGGCAACTTCTTACTATTACCCGCCCTGCCGAAGCGGCTGAAGCTCGCTGGGAAGAGGTAGACATAGAAGCGCGAGAGTGGAAGATTCCTGCAGCACGTATGAAAATGAACCGCGACCATACTGTTCCATTGTCAGATGAAGCAATTGCGATACTGGAGATGATGAAGCCGTTAAGTGGAAATCGAGAATTTATCTTTCCCAGCCGCATCAAGCCAAACCAGCCGATGAACAGTCAGACCGTAAATGCTTCGCTTAAACGTGCGGGCTTTGGCGGTATCCTCGTTTCGCATGGGTTGCGCTCTATTGCCAGTACAGCACTTAATGAACAGGGTTTTCCACCTGATGTTATTGAGGCAGCATTGGCTCATGTGGATAAGAATGAGGTTCGCCGTGCTTATAACCGCAGCGATTACCTTGAGCAACGACGTCCAATGATGCAATGGTGGGCTGATTTTATAAGGACAGCAGATAATGGTCTAATGTGGAAGAACGAAACGAAAAGGCTCCAGCTAGTCAGTTGATATGAACTAACACGTACTTGTTTTGGTATTATCCTGAAAGAAATCTTGCCAAGCAAACAGGCATGCAAATAAATATAACTATTTGATTCAATTGTATTTTTTTGAAAGCTAGTCATTTATAATCTCATTCATTGATCAATATTATTTTTAACATAGTAACACACTATGTTAAATCCTTGCATTTCAATAGCATATGATCATTAAATGAGAATATTCCTTTTATGCTTTTCATGTTTAAAGTTTAAGGATATGATGAAAATCATATAATTTTCTGCATTAAATCTTTTTTTTCAATAAGTTAAGATCCACTTTATGCTTTATAGAGGTAAATTTCAGAATTTGAAGCTGGAGGCTTGCAAAAAGACATGGTTTTACATACAGTAGTCCCTAGAGAACAAGACGGTCGAGACTCGTTTGGGCGTTATCGAGTTCAAGTCAGGTCTGCCGCAGTAGCCTCTCTCCAAATTCTCTCGGGCAAAGCTATAGATCGTGTTTATTGTGACTTGCACGATGATATCGTTGTAAGGAAAAAAAATGTAAATGGTAACACCTACGTTTTTTATCAAGTAAAAACACGAGCTAAGCTCAATAAAAACTGGAGCTTATTAGAGGTTTTTGGTATTTACTCTACCCGTAAAAAACCTGATGACTCTCTTATTCGGGATAGTTTTATTGGAAAAATGTTACTTCACACGATAAATTTCGACAAAAATTGTGAGTTAGTAGTATTTCAAACTAACATTCATAATGATGATAATATCGATGATGTTTTAGCCGATATTGAATCAGGGAATTTTAGCAATAAATACACAAAAATTCTTCTTGAAAAATTTAAGATCATTTCCGATAACTGTTCCTCTTTTAAAGAGGAAGAAATAAAATCAAGATTATCAAAGATAAGATTCGAAAATGACGTGCCTTTTTTAAAAGCAGATACTTCACTTTTTTTGCCTATAGTTCGTGAGAAACTATATGAATATAGTGAGATCGATTTAACTCACATTGAATTAGATGATATTACGATTAAATTACTAGATCTTATTTCATCAAAATCAGAAGGTGTAATTAAACCGTTTACACAAGAAAATATAGATAAATCTGCCAGCGTATCAATTGATGATCTGCTCCCACTACTAAGTATTTCTGAAGAGGCATATAAAGAAATAGTAAGAGGACAAGATCCTAAAGCAGTTAAATCCGCATCTATAATCCAAAGAACATTAATCAATGCAGGTGGGAATTTAGATGATGTAACTTACTGCTCGAAATGTAAAACTGATTGGGACCTTTGGTATAGGACTAATCGTCATTCTATATCCGAATTAGATTTAAGAGCTATTGTTTCTAAAACGAGGAAAGTTCTGATTTCTGCTAAAATGAATAATCCACATGGAATAACATTAGGTTCACTTCATCAGCCAATAAAAAAACTGTATAGTGAATTAGTTACAGAGAAAATAATTTACAACCTAACTCATGATATATTATTTGGAGCTATTTTCTCAGAAATAGTTAAGGATGGAGTATGAACTTCGATACATTTTTGCAAGAGGGCAACGGAAAAGATCTGGTAATTGCTTTTAAAAATATTGAACCTAGAGATAACTCACTGGATAATGAAGCATTATTCCAATTACCTCTCATTAGTATCATTATATTAGTTTTAGCAAAAGACAGAAGTAAACCTAATGTTGCTGAATTAGGTCAGTTAGTTGGTGAGTGTATCGAAAAATGCTTCATCGGATTTAAAGCCTCTGATCAACATATTGGTTGGTCAGCAAATCTAAGAATACGGACAGTCAAAGCGATTAGCTTTTTAGAGAAAGCTAATCTCATAATAATTAATAACAGAAAAGAAAAAGTTACTATCACTGACCTTGGTAAAAAAGTAGTGGATAGAGCTTTTAAGTGGGATCACAATCTAGAGTATAATCTAAAATTAATTGCAAGATCCTATAGAAATATTCGTGTTTCACGACAACTAGATCTGGAGTTAATGTGAAATTTAAAAGCATAAAGATTTATTCTAAAGGTAACAATGGTCTTTCTTCTGATGAGTATATCTTAGGGAAACATGTAACTTTATTATATGGACCTAATGGAAGCGGTAAAACACCAGTAATTAAATCTATAACCTATTGTCTTGGTTATCCTGAATTGTTCAGAAATGACATTTATGAAAGATGTAGTCACGCAATTCTTAAAATCGAGCTAAATAACCTTGAATATCAATTCAAACGTTACTACGATCAGAGTCAATTTCATTTAGAAATAACCGAACCATTAGGCAATACGCAAACGTTTTATGATGAACGTACTCACAGTGAATATATTTTTGAGCTATTAGGCCTCCCACATCTAAATTTAGTAACAAACGGTAAGGAATTAACACAACCATACATATCTACTTTCCTTCCATTATTTTATCTTGGGCAAGATGATGGATATAATAAGATATACAGTGCTAAAAGTAATTTTATTAAAGATCAATATATTGAAATGGTCAGGTATGCGCTGGGCGTACCACCAAAAAACTCACCCTACCATCAAAAAACATTAAAGATTGAGAAGCAAAAACTCTCTAGTTTAGATGATTTAATAAACAACACTACTAGTATTTACAAAGAAATAAAATCTGAATCTACTGATATAACAGCAAAATCTCGAAAAGAACTTGAGCATGAACTCAAATTTTTTACGACAGAATTTGAAAGAATTAAAACAAGCAAGGATAATGTTAGCCAAGCTGATTTTGTTTATAGAAACGTTAAAAGAAACTTACAAAATGATATATTTGATCTTGACCAACAAATATTAGATATAATAAAAAGGCATAGTGCTTTTGATAAAATAATTTCAGATATTAATGTCGAGATTGAGACATTATCATTAAATGAGAGTGCAAAGAGAATATTTTTATCATTTGACGAAATTTGTGGCTCAGGAAATTGCAGATTATTCTCATCGAGTTCTGAACATTATGCAAAGAATTTACTTTATCTTAAAGACCAAATAAAAGATTTAGAGAGGAATAAAACTCTTGATGAGTCACGCTTAATACAGTTGAATCTTAATAGAGATAGATTAGACCATGCTTTGCAGGAACTTATAAAGGTCAATACCAACAATAATGAAAGCAATGATGTGAACTCTCTTATAGAGTCTATATCCATAATAAAAGATAAAGTATTTGACATTCAATCTAAAATAAAAGATCTAGATAAACTATCACAACTGGAAAACAAAATAATAACATTGCAAAGTGATAGAGATTTAGTTATCGAAACAATAGCAAGCTTGAAAAGCGCTAATAATATTCCGTTAGAAATTCTCAGATCAAGAATTGAGTTAAAAAATTTGTTTATTGAATGGCTAGACTGCTTGAATACATTAAATATAAGCAAAGACATAAAATTTTCTGATGATTTTATTCCAGAACTAGGGAACGAAAAAATTACTCAATTAAGCGGAAGCACCCGCATTAGAGCTGTTTTAGCATATCATGCAGCACTTATCGAGCTTTTACTGAAAAGGAATAGTTGCCGATTAAAATTGTTGGTCTTAGATACTCCTAAGCAACACGATATAGATAACAATGACCTTAATAATTTCATGCTAAAATTAAAGTCTTTATGTAAAAAGTATGAGCTCCAGATTATCTTTTCTACTACGGGTTATCACTACGTAGGCGATAGTTTAGATAAAGAGTGGAATCCTACACATACAGGCCCAGAACAGCTCATGTATCTATTCTGAATATTCGAGGCACCTCATTAGGTGCCTTTATTTTGACCCCATTTATAAGCTTAATCAATGGAAACTTTCGCA
It includes:
- the bamE gene encoding outer membrane protein assembly factor BamE gives rise to the protein MRCKTLTAAAVVLVMLTAGCSTFEKVVYRPDINQGNYLTSTDVAKIQKGMTQQQVAYTLGTPMLQDPFGTQTWFYVFRQQPGHEDITQQTLTLTFDSAGVLTDIQNKPALTK
- the smpB gene encoding SsrA-binding protein SmpB → MTKKKAHKPGSATIAQNKRARFEYFIEEEFEAGLSLQGWEVKSLRAGKANLSDSYVTFRDGEAYLFGATITPLNVASSHVVCDPTRTRKLLLKRRELDTLLGRVNREGYTVVALSLYWKNAWSKIKIGVAKGKKEHDKRDDIKDREWQTAKARIMKHANR
- the nadK gene encoding NAD(+) kinase; the protein is MNKKFACIGIVGHPRHPSALATHEMLFHWLVARGYSVMVERQIAHDLGLKDAVTGSLADIGQRADLAVVVGGDGNMLGAARVLARYDIKVIGVNRGNLGFLTDLDPDNALQQLADVLEGEYIDEQRFLLETIVHKEHQQCRISTAINEVVLHPGKVAHMIEFEVYIDDRFAFSQRSDGLIIATPTGSTAYSLSAGGPILTPSLEAIALVPMFPHTLSARPLVINGDSTIRLKFSQIGSDLEISCDSQIALPIQEGEEVLIRRSDFHLNLIHPKDYSYFNTLSTKLGWSKKLF
- a CDS encoding type II toxin-antitoxin system RatA family toxin yields the protein MPQISRSALVPFSAEQMYQLVNDVHSYPDFLPGCTGSRVLNATSNEMTAAVDVAKAGISKTFTTRNTLLDNQSINMQLVDGPFRKLMGGWQFTPLSEEACKVELHLDFEFTNKLIELAFGKVFKELAGSMVQAFTQRAKEVYSV
- a CDS encoding integrase domain-containing protein — protein: MARQTKPLSVKEIESAKPKEADYVLYDGDGLELLIKSSGSKIWQFRYIRPVTKKRAKKSIGPYPSVTLADARNYRAESRSLLAKQIDPQEHQQEQLRSSLEAKTNTFQLVAERWWNVKKASVTEDYAEDIWRSLERDVFPAIGDVSVTDIKAHTLVQAVQPVQARGALETVRRLCQRINEVMIYAQNTGLIDAVPSVNIGKAFEKPQKKNMPSIRPDQLPQLMQTMRTASISLSTRCLFMWQLLTITRPAEAAEARWEEVDIEAREWKIPAARMKMNRDHTVPLSDEAIAILEMMKPLSGNREFIFPSRIKPNQPMNSQTVNASLKRAGFGGILVSHGLRSIASTALNEQGFPPDVIEAALAHVDKNEVRRAYNRSDYLEQRRPMMQWWADFIRTADNGLMWKNETKRLQLVS
- a CDS encoding AAA family ATPase, which translates into the protein MKFKSIKIYSKGNNGLSSDEYILGKHVTLLYGPNGSGKTPVIKSITYCLGYPELFRNDIYERCSHAILKIELNNLEYQFKRYYDQSQFHLEITEPLGNTQTFYDERTHSEYIFELLGLPHLNLVTNGKELTQPYISTFLPLFYLGQDDGYNKIYSAKSNFIKDQYIEMVRYALGVPPKNSPYHQKTLKIEKQKLSSLDDLINNTTSIYKEIKSESTDITAKSRKELEHELKFFTTEFERIKTSKDNVSQADFVYRNVKRNLQNDIFDLDQQILDIIKRHSAFDKIISDINVEIETLSLNESAKRIFLSFDEICGSGNCRLFSSSSEHYAKNLLYLKDQIKDLERNKTLDESRLIQLNLNRDRLDHALQELIKVNTNNNESNDVNSLIESISIIKDKVFDIQSKIKDLDKLSQLENKIITLQSDRDLVIETIASLKSANNIPLEILRSRIELKNLFIEWLDCLNTLNISKDIKFSDDFIPELGNEKITQLSGSTRIRAVLAYHAALIELLLKRNSCRLKLLVLDTPKQHDIDNNDLNNFMLKLKSLCKKYELQIIFSTTGYHYVGDSLDKEWNPTHTGPEQLMYLF
- a CDS encoding dsDNA nuclease domain-containing protein, giving the protein MQKDMVLHTVVPREQDGRDSFGRYRVQVRSAAVASLQILSGKAIDRVYCDLHDDIVVRKKNVNGNTYVFYQVKTRAKLNKNWSLLEVFGIYSTRKKPDDSLIRDSFIGKMLLHTINFDKNCELVVFQTNIHNDDNIDDVLADIESGNFSNKYTKILLEKFKIISDNCSSFKEEEIKSRLSKIRFENDVPFLKADTSLFLPIVREKLYEYSEIDLTHIELDDITIKLLDLISSKSEGVIKPFTQENIDKSASVSIDDLLPLLSISEEAYKEIVRGQDPKAVKSASIIQRTLINAGGNLDDVTYCSKCKTDWDLWYRTNRHSISELDLRAIVSKTRKVLISAKMNNPHGITLGSLHQPIKKLYSELVTEKIIYNLTHDILFGAIFSEIVKDGV
- a CDS encoding RnfH family protein, with the translated sequence MSDIQVEVVYALPERQYLRKVKLAEGSSVEQAIQASGLLELRQDIDLKSNKIGIYSRPAKLGDTLNDGDRVEIYRPLIADPKELRRQRAEKAKK
- the recN gene encoding DNA repair protein RecN — its product is MLAQLTISNFAIVRELEIDFQPGMTAITGETGAGKSIAIDALGLCLGNRADGNVVRLGAARADICARFSLADTPSAREWLEQNQLDDSNECLLRRVINADGRSRGFINGTAVPLSQLRELGQRLIQIHGQHAHQLLLKPEHQKALLDAYADEPALLAAMSQAYQRWHQSCRELAHHQQQSIEREARKQLLQYQLKELNEFSPQAGEFEQTDAEYKRLANSGQLLTLSQQTLQLLADSDENNMLSQLYSAKHLLLELAGLDDKLSGLLDMLEEASIQISEASDELRHYADRMDLDPNRLHELEQRLSRQISLARKHQVAPEELPQLHQQLLDEQQLLSQQESDHEHLNEAVTLHHQQALALAEQLHQKRLHYAAELTTLITDSMQALSMPHGKFNIDVRFEPQHLSAEGASRTEFCVSTNPGQPLQPLAKVASGGELSRIALAIQVITARKMETPALIFDEVDVGISGPTAAIVGRLLRQLGESTQVMCVTHLPQVAGCGHQHLFVSKQTDGTVTETQMAPLDKRARLQELARLLGGSEVTRNTLANAKELLAA